One region of Streptococcus salivarius genomic DNA includes:
- a CDS encoding ABC transporter ATP-binding protein produces the protein MALLDVQHVKKIYKTRFKGNQVEALKDIHFTVEKGEYVAIMGESGSGKSTLLNILAMLDKPTAGRVYLNGMDTATIKNKDASSFRREKLGFVFQDFNLLDTLSVKDNILLPLVLSRRPLKQMMTQVEAISRQLGIHPLLEKYPYEISGGQKQRVAVARAIITKPEILLADEPTGALDSKSSAALLDVFDAINASGQTILMVTHSTAAASRAQRVLFIKDGILYNQIFKGDKSEHQMFQEISDTLTVMASEVN, from the coding sequence ATGGCGTTATTAGATGTTCAACATGTTAAAAAAATCTATAAAACACGTTTCAAAGGAAATCAGGTTGAAGCCCTTAAAGATATCCATTTCACGGTTGAAAAGGGTGAGTATGTTGCAATCATGGGTGAGTCTGGCTCAGGAAAATCAACCCTGCTCAACATCCTTGCCATGCTTGATAAACCAACAGCAGGGCGTGTTTATCTTAATGGTATGGACACAGCAACCATCAAAAATAAGGATGCTTCCAGTTTTCGTCGTGAAAAATTAGGGTTTGTTTTCCAAGATTTCAACCTTTTGGATACCCTATCTGTTAAAGATAATATCTTACTACCTTTGGTCCTTTCTCGACGCCCACTTAAGCAAATGATGACACAAGTAGAAGCTATAAGTCGTCAATTGGGGATTCATCCCTTGCTAGAGAAGTACCCTTATGAAATTTCAGGTGGACAAAAGCAAAGGGTTGCGGTTGCGCGTGCAATCATCACTAAACCAGAAATCCTCTTAGCAGACGAGCCAACAGGTGCCCTGGATTCCAAATCTTCAGCAGCTCTCTTGGATGTCTTTGATGCGATCAATGCCAGTGGTCAGACCATTCTTATGGTAACTCACTCGACAGCGGCTGCCAGTCGTGCACAGCGTGTTCTATTCATTAAGGATGGTATTCTATATAATCAAATCTTCAAAGGGGATAAGTCTGAACATCAAATGTTCCAAGAAATTTCCGATACACTTACAGTAATGGCAAGTGAGGTGAACTAA
- a CDS encoding sensor histidine kinase: MMGKCQFIKYHIRSRLTFYLLFVFNGIILVLFAFLFEEAVDILYYALTIMTFVTIIMVIWDLVRSYHSYNLAYLYEEITPSSPLEFYLAQALESARESQMSQTEEERKRYTDLMDYYTLWVHQIKTPIAASQLLLQDVTDSKTRALLEQEVFKIDSYTNLVLQYLRLESFHDDLQLRQVTLEPLVKEVVRKHSLFFIQKGLTINLHDLDVKVVSDEKWLLVIIEQVLSNSLKYTKSGGIEIYFKDNGLHLKDSGIGIKNSDILRVFERGFSGYNGRLTQQSSGLGLYLSKKIANQLGHDISISSQVGQGTTVSIHFQKQKLAID, from the coding sequence ATGATGGGTAAGTGTCAATTTATCAAATACCATATTAGGTCTCGTCTGACTTTTTATCTTTTGTTTGTCTTTAATGGAATCATATTGGTCTTGTTTGCCTTTTTATTTGAAGAGGCGGTAGATATTCTTTATTATGCCTTGACCATAATGACCTTTGTGACTATCATCATGGTTATTTGGGACTTGGTTAGGTCCTATCACTCTTATAACTTAGCCTATCTCTATGAGGAAATCACACCATCAAGTCCTTTAGAATTTTACCTGGCCCAAGCTTTGGAAAGTGCTAGGGAGAGCCAGATGTCTCAGACTGAGGAGGAGCGCAAGCGCTATACAGATTTGATGGACTACTATACGCTTTGGGTGCATCAAATCAAGACACCAATAGCAGCCAGTCAATTATTGCTTCAGGATGTTACGGATAGTAAAACGAGGGCTCTCTTGGAGCAAGAGGTATTCAAGATTGATTCTTACACCAATTTGGTTTTGCAGTATTTGCGTTTAGAGAGTTTTCATGATGATTTGCAGTTGAGGCAGGTTACATTAGAACCCTTGGTTAAAGAAGTTGTTAGAAAACATAGTCTTTTCTTTATTCAAAAAGGATTGACTATTAATCTACATGACTTGGATGTTAAGGTCGTTTCAGATGAAAAATGGCTCTTGGTTATCATAGAGCAGGTCTTGTCAAATAGTTTGAAGTACACAAAAAGTGGTGGTATTGAAATTTACTTCAAAGATAACGGGCTTCATCTTAAAGATTCTGGGATTGGTATTAAAAATAGTGATATTCTACGGGTTTTTGAGCGTGGCTTTTCAGGTTATAATGGCCGACTGACTCAGCAGTCCTCTGGGTTAGGTCTCTATCTTTCTAAGAAAATTGCTAATCAGCTCGGACATGATATTAGTATTAGCTCACAAGTAGGCCAAGGAACCACTGTTTCCATTCATTTTCAAAAGCAGAAGTTGGCGATTGATTAA
- a CDS encoding response regulator transcription factor: MHKILLVEDDEVIRQQVKKMLEQWGYEVVLVEDFMEVLSIFVKVEPHLVLMDIGLPLFNGYHWCQEIRKVSKVPIMFLSSRDQAMDIVMAINMGGDDFVTKPFDQNVLLAKIQGLLRRSYEFGKDQSLLEYMGVILNLKAMDLVYQGEVVSLTKNEFQILQVLFDHAGNIVSREDLMKELWNSDFFIDDNTLSVNVARLRKKLEAVGLKDFIETKKGVGYGLRHDG, translated from the coding sequence ATGCATAAGATTTTATTAGTGGAGGACGACGAGGTTATCCGTCAACAAGTCAAAAAAATGCTAGAACAGTGGGGTTACGAAGTTGTTCTTGTTGAAGATTTCATGGAAGTATTATCTATTTTTGTAAAAGTAGAGCCCCACTTGGTTCTTATGGATATTGGTTTACCTCTATTCAACGGTTATCATTGGTGTCAGGAAATTCGTAAGGTCTCCAAGGTGCCTATTATGTTCTTGTCTTCCAGAGATCAGGCCATGGATATTGTTATGGCAATCAACATGGGTGGGGACGACTTTGTGACTAAACCTTTTGACCAAAATGTTCTCCTAGCAAAAATTCAAGGGCTTTTGCGTCGTTCTTATGAGTTTGGTAAGGATCAGAGTCTCTTGGAATATATGGGTGTGATTCTGAACCTTAAGGCCATGGATTTGGTTTATCAGGGAGAGGTCGTTTCTTTGACAAAGAATGAGTTTCAGATTTTACAAGTTCTCTTCGATCATGCTGGAAATATCGTTAGTCGGGAAGACCTGATGAAGGAGCTTTGGAACAGTGACTTCTTTATTGATGATAATACCTTGTCTGTAAATGTAGCTCGTTTACGTAAGAAGTTAGAGGCAGTGGGCTTGAAGGATTTTATTGAAACCAAGAAAGGTGTTGGCTACGGGTTGCGTCATGATGGGTAA
- a CDS encoding xanthine phosphoribosyltransferase: MKLLEDRILNDGNVLGENILKVDSFLTHQVDFDLMREIGKVFAEKFKDAGITKVVTIEASGIAPALYAAEALDVPMIFAKKAKNITMNEGILTAEVYSFTKQVTSTVSIASKFLTPEDKVLIVDDFLANGQAAKGLIQIIEEAGAHVEAVGIVIEKSFQDGRALLEEAGYPVVSLARLDRFENGQVVFKEADI, encoded by the coding sequence ATGAAATTACTGGAAGACCGCATTCTCAATGATGGGAATGTCCTTGGGGAGAACATCCTCAAAGTTGACTCTTTCCTCACTCACCAAGTGGACTTTGACCTCATGCGTGAGATTGGAAAGGTCTTTGCTGAAAAGTTCAAGGATGCAGGCATCACCAAGGTGGTGACTATCGAGGCATCTGGTATTGCTCCAGCCCTCTATGCTGCTGAGGCCTTGGATGTCCCTATGATTTTTGCTAAGAAGGCTAAAAATATCACCATGAATGAAGGTATCCTCACTGCTGAGGTCTACTCCTTCACTAAGCAGGTGACTAGTACTGTCTCTATCGCAAGCAAGTTCCTCACTCCTGAAGATAAGGTCCTCATCGTTGATGACTTCCTAGCTAACGGTCAAGCTGCCAAAGGCTTGATTCAAATCATTGAAGAAGCTGGTGCACACGTTGAAGCGGTTGGTATCGTTATTGAGAAATCTTTCCAAGATGGTCGTGCCCTTCTGGAAGAAGCTGGCTATCCAGTCGTTTCACTTGCTCGTTTGGATCGTTTTGAAAATGGTCAGGTCGTATTTAAGGAGGCAGACATCTAA
- a CDS encoding nucleobase:cation symporter-2 family protein: MQNKEKHSQAAVLGLQHLLAMYSGSILVPIMIAGALGYSAHELTYLISTDIFMCGVATFLQLQLNKYFGIGLPVVLGVAFQSVAPLIMIGEKHGSGAMFGALIVSGIYVILVSGVFSKVANLFPSIVTGSVITTIGLTLIPVAIGNMGNNVNKPTGQSLFLAAITVLIILVVNIFTKGFIKSISILIGLIVGTAIAASMGLVDFSPVAAAPIVHVPTPFYFGVPKFELSSIIMMCIIATVSMVESTGVYLALSDITKEPLDSTRLRNGYRAEGLAVLLGGLFNTFPYTGFSQNVGLVKLSGIKTRLPIYYAAGFLVLLGLLPKFGALAQIIPSPVLGGAMLVMFGFVSIQGMQILARVDFANNEHNFLIAAVSIAAGVGLNGSNLFNSLPNAFQMFFSNGIVVASLLAIVLNAILNHNKKEK; encoded by the coding sequence ATGCAAAACAAAGAGAAACACTCTCAGGCAGCGGTCCTAGGACTGCAACACCTACTTGCCATGTACTCGGGATCAATCCTGGTGCCAATCATGATTGCTGGAGCCTTGGGGTATTCAGCTCATGAATTAACCTACTTGATTTCAACCGATATTTTCATGTGTGGTGTAGCAACCTTCCTCCAACTTCAACTTAATAAATACTTCGGTATCGGTCTTCCAGTTGTTCTTGGGGTTGCCTTCCAGTCAGTGGCACCACTTATTATGATTGGTGAGAAACACGGTAGCGGTGCTATGTTTGGTGCCCTTATCGTTTCAGGGATTTATGTTATCCTCGTTTCTGGCGTCTTTTCAAAAGTAGCCAATCTCTTCCCTTCTATCGTTACAGGATCAGTTATCACAACTATTGGTTTGACCCTCATCCCTGTCGCTATCGGAAATATGGGAAACAATGTTAATAAACCAACTGGTCAAAGCCTCTTCCTTGCCGCTATCACCGTTCTTATCATCCTTGTAGTTAATATTTTCACTAAAGGATTTATCAAATCTATCTCAATCTTGATCGGTTTGATTGTCGGTACTGCTATCGCAGCAAGCATGGGCTTGGTTGACTTCTCACCAGTAGCTGCGGCACCTATTGTTCACGTGCCAACGCCATTCTACTTCGGGGTACCTAAATTTGAGTTGTCATCAATTATTATGATGTGTATTATCGCTACTGTGTCTATGGTTGAATCAACTGGGGTTTACTTGGCCCTCTCTGATATTACCAAAGAACCACTTGATAGCACTCGCCTTCGTAACGGTTACCGCGCTGAAGGTTTGGCTGTTCTCCTTGGTGGACTTTTCAACACCTTCCCATACACTGGTTTTTCACAAAACGTTGGTCTTGTGAAGTTGTCAGGTATCAAGACTCGCTTGCCAATCTACTATGCCGCTGGTTTCCTTGTTCTTCTTGGACTCCTTCCTAAGTTTGGTGCCTTGGCACAAATCATCCCAAGCCCAGTCCTTGGTGGTGCAATGCTTGTCATGTTCGGTTTTGTTTCTATCCAAGGGATGCAAATCTTGGCGCGTGTTGATTTCGCCAACAACGAACACAACTTCTTGATTGCTGCAGTATCAATCGCCGCAGGGGTTGGTCTTAACGGCAGCAACCTCTTCAACAGCCTACCAAATGCTTTCCAAATGTTCTTCTCAAACGGTATCGTAGTCGCAAGCTTGCTTGCCATCGTCCTCAATGCCATTTTGAACCATAACAAAAAAGAAAAATAA
- a CDS encoding ATP-binding cassette domain-containing protein, which translates to MMVKLFKLLPKKNIILYIIFALLYSCQGIVIPVIIQMAGHIDSSDSRDLIVFTFSSLSLWVAVYAFMYIENILLRSIIRAFNVRLSENILKNHAVFPKNISDSELCSLLTQDLGIVDQEFLQSFLILPVWGASVLVSVIYLLKQNLIVGSLFTVGAFLMILPQFIFKRKLKESGELLSSSKEKNLRAITDFGKGIETIICNQAEKENVKQTLITLSEMETTQFKYYTLQNLVMFWTGPLKAVGLIGPFVIGLVMKQNSITTLVAMMSASTYLINPLQQILEAIASIQSSQVIKDKLLIFGSESEIPSKGLHIHTLEEIQLKNLTKSYENQEIFRDVTVTFSLSQHNLIVGDSGIGKTTLFRLILGQDKAYSGKIIFKSIDGRELTPNLDNIAIIHQNPYVFHTSVRHNLTLYQDYSDSLLISILKEVGLWEACCHQLDYELTGDNFSGGQIIKLEIARAILRGKQVLLADEMMASLDEASSREIRNVLKQLPNSIIEIAHHYNLEDYDAVYRIENKSIVRIK; encoded by the coding sequence ATGATGGTTAAACTTTTTAAGCTACTTCCTAAAAAGAACATTATACTTTATATCATTTTTGCGCTTCTTTATTCCTGTCAAGGCATTGTAATACCTGTAATTATCCAGATGGCAGGTCATATAGATAGTAGTGATAGTCGGGATTTAATAGTTTTTACATTTTCGAGTCTCTCTCTTTGGGTGGCTGTGTACGCTTTTATGTATATAGAGAATATTCTGCTTCGTTCTATTATTAGAGCGTTTAATGTAAGGCTGTCAGAAAATATTTTAAAGAATCATGCTGTCTTTCCTAAAAACATCTCGGATTCTGAGCTTTGCTCACTCTTGACACAAGATCTTGGAATTGTAGACCAGGAGTTCCTTCAATCTTTTCTTATCTTGCCAGTGTGGGGTGCCTCTGTCCTAGTATCTGTAATTTATCTGCTCAAACAAAATCTTATTGTGGGTAGTCTTTTTACTGTAGGTGCCTTTCTGATGATTTTGCCTCAGTTTATTTTTAAGAGAAAATTGAAAGAGTCAGGAGAATTACTAAGTAGCTCAAAAGAGAAAAATTTAAGAGCTATTACAGACTTTGGTAAAGGGATTGAAACGATTATTTGCAACCAAGCAGAAAAAGAGAATGTAAAGCAAACTCTCATAACCCTTAGTGAGATGGAGACGACACAATTTAAGTATTATACACTTCAGAATTTAGTTATGTTTTGGACAGGACCTCTGAAAGCTGTCGGCTTGATTGGACCATTTGTGATTGGTCTTGTCATGAAACAAAATTCAATTACTACACTTGTTGCTATGATGTCTGCTTCAACATATCTTATTAACCCCTTACAACAGATTCTGGAGGCTATTGCAAGTATTCAATCAAGTCAAGTGATAAAAGATAAATTATTGATATTTGGAAGTGAGTCAGAAATTCCTTCAAAAGGGCTTCACATACATACTTTAGAAGAAATTCAGTTAAAAAACCTCACTAAATCTTATGAGAATCAAGAGATTTTTCGAGATGTTACGGTTACTTTTTCATTGTCTCAGCATAATCTTATAGTTGGTGATAGTGGTATTGGAAAAACAACACTTTTTAGGTTAATATTAGGACAAGATAAGGCATATAGTGGGAAAATCATTTTTAAAAGCATTGATGGAAGGGAGCTGACTCCAAATTTAGATAATATTGCAATTATTCATCAAAATCCCTATGTCTTTCATACAAGTGTGCGACATAATCTAACTCTTTATCAAGATTATTCTGACTCATTGCTCATTTCAATACTAAAAGAAGTTGGACTATGGGAGGCTTGTTGTCACCAATTAGACTATGAATTAACTGGAGATAACTTTTCAGGTGGTCAAATCATAAAACTGGAGATTGCACGTGCTATTTTGAGAGGAAAGCAAGTTTTACTTGCGGATGAGATGATGGCGTCTTTAGATGAAGCAAGTTCGAGAGAAATTAGAAATGTCTTGAAACAATTACCTAATAGCATTATTGAAATTGCCCATCATTACAATCTGGAAGATTATGATGCTGTCTATAGAATTGAAAATAAGTCAATCGTAAGAATTAAATAG
- a CDS encoding helix-turn-helix domain-containing protein: MELGQKFKQIRKQRKYTIQRLAQVAGSVASLSDFENNKTSLSNDTLFKLLKHLKVEYNEFFGQEYLVDETYIKLANQYNQASNNLNFEELKQVSDKFRILGEDNYSDYLISLCITCQVSKLQNQSVNQDIATELQNYFFSIDIWTLLDIDLLDMVKDIFTEDALKIYIKELLSILGKNPRNNLDRITLDVISRCIFQIILYGNQEDSNYYLNELKTIQLPDYFMLQKLYLKELEAAFLYKFIDKNMGKTIHKEVLHYLAFMGDDDNLREWDQIFHQL, encoded by the coding sequence ATGGAACTAGGTCAAAAATTTAAACAGATTCGGAAACAGAGAAAATACACTATCCAGAGACTCGCTCAAGTAGCTGGATCTGTAGCGAGTCTTTCAGACTTTGAAAATAACAAAACATCACTCTCAAATGATACTCTTTTCAAACTTTTAAAACACCTAAAAGTCGAATATAATGAATTTTTCGGACAAGAATATCTTGTGGACGAAACCTACATAAAACTTGCTAATCAATACAATCAAGCTTCAAATAACCTAAATTTTGAAGAACTAAAGCAGGTCTCAGATAAGTTTCGCATTTTAGGAGAAGATAACTATAGTGACTATTTGATTAGTCTTTGTATTACCTGTCAGGTTTCAAAACTTCAAAACCAGTCAGTTAACCAAGATATTGCTACAGAACTTCAAAACTATTTCTTTTCGATTGATATTTGGACACTTCTGGATATTGATTTACTGGATATGGTAAAGGATATCTTCACAGAAGATGCACTAAAAATCTACATTAAAGAACTCCTCTCAATTCTCGGTAAAAATCCGAGAAATAATTTAGATAGAATCACTTTAGATGTTATTAGTCGTTGTATTTTCCAAATCATTCTTTACGGAAATCAAGAAGATAGTAATTACTATCTAAACGAACTAAAAACTATTCAATTACCAGATTATTTCATGTTACAAAAACTCTATCTTAAAGAACTAGAAGCCGCATTCCTTTATAAATTTATCGATAAGAACATGGGAAAGACTATACATAAAGAGGTTCTCCACTACTTGGCTTTTATGGGGGATGACGATAATTTGAGAGAATGGGACCAAATCTTCCATCAATTATAG
- a CDS encoding MATE family efflux transporter, whose amino-acid sequence MYETHSLRERFLVFFKIFVPILIYQFANFSAAFVDTTMTGQYDTLHLAGVAMATSLWSPFFTFLTGIVSALVPIIGHHLGAGRKDRVAPDFYQFLYMALGLSLILFALVFLGAPLVLNHLGLEPLVRKVALGYLRFLSLGIIPLLLFSVVRSFLDALGLTRLSMYLMLLLLPLNGFFNFLLIYGIAGLPELGGAGAGLGTSLAYWALLLISISVIRKHKKVKPYHIEKIQPLDKAALLDALKLGLPIGGTVFAEVAIFSGVGLVMSKYPSLVIASHQAAMNFSNLMYAFPLSISSAMAIIISYEFGARRMDAVKSYSKLGRLTALGFSIFTLIFLYFLRYDLAELYGHEPDFLRMTAIFMTYSLFFQVADVFAAPLQGILRGYKDTKVPFYLGVLTYWGITLPVGFLLEKVTGLGPYSYWIGLIASLIVSGLCYQWRLNRIVKRYESQQ is encoded by the coding sequence ATGTACGAAACACATTCTCTCCGTGAGCGATTCCTTGTTTTCTTCAAGATTTTTGTGCCCATACTGATTTATCAGTTTGCCAACTTTTCGGCGGCCTTTGTGGACACTACCATGACTGGTCAATACGATACCCTACACTTGGCGGGGGTAGCCATGGCAACGAGTTTATGGAGTCCTTTTTTCACCTTTTTAACAGGTATCGTCTCTGCCTTGGTTCCTATTATCGGACACCATCTAGGGGCAGGTCGCAAGGACCGAGTGGCACCTGATTTCTATCAATTTCTTTATATGGCCTTGGGCCTATCACTTATCCTTTTTGCCCTCGTTTTTCTGGGGGCTCCCTTGGTTTTGAATCATTTAGGTTTAGAACCTTTGGTCAGAAAGGTAGCCCTTGGTTATTTACGCTTTTTGAGTCTTGGTATTATTCCCCTCCTACTCTTTAGCGTGGTTCGCTCCTTCCTTGATGCGCTTGGTCTCACGCGCCTTTCCATGTACCTCATGCTTCTGCTCCTACCTCTCAATGGTTTCTTCAATTTCCTCCTCATCTATGGCATTGCTGGTTTACCAGAGTTAGGGGGAGCTGGAGCTGGACTTGGAACTTCATTGGCTTACTGGGCCCTTCTCCTTATTTCCATCTCGGTTATCAGAAAGCATAAAAAGGTTAAACCCTACCACATTGAAAAGATTCAACCCCTTGATAAAGCAGCTCTGCTTGACGCCCTTAAACTAGGTCTCCCTATTGGTGGAACGGTCTTTGCGGAAGTCGCCATCTTCTCTGGTGTTGGTCTGGTTATGTCTAAGTATCCGTCACTAGTGATTGCTAGTCACCAGGCGGCCATGAATTTCTCAAATCTCATGTATGCCTTTCCTCTCAGCATTTCCAGTGCCATGGCTATCATTATTTCCTACGAATTTGGGGCCAGACGCATGGATGCCGTCAAGAGCTACAGCAAGCTGGGACGGTTGACAGCCCTAGGATTTTCTATCTTTACCTTGATTTTCCTCTACTTCTTGCGTTATGATTTGGCTGAACTTTATGGGCATGAGCCTGACTTTTTGAGAATGACGGCCATTTTCATGACCTATAGCCTCTTCTTCCAAGTGGCAGATGTCTTTGCGGCTCCGCTTCAAGGAATCCTGCGTGGCTATAAAGATACCAAGGTACCTTTTTATCTCGGTGTCCTAACCTACTGGGGCATCACCCTCCCAGTTGGCTTCCTGCTTGAAAAAGTCACTGGACTTGGTCCCTATAGTTACTGGATTGGCCTGATTGCCAGTCTTATCGTTAGTGGTCTCTGTTACCAATGGCGCTTAAATAGAATCGTCAAACGATACGAATCACAACAGTAA
- the msrB gene encoding peptide-methionine (R)-S-oxide reductase MsrB, protein MSNPNNHTIYLAGGCFWGVEEYFSRVPGVLNAVSGYANGRSETTRYELIGQTGHAETVQVTYDSSQVSLREILLHFFRIINPLSKNKQGNDVGTQYRTGVYYTDVNDLPIIEQVFQDMAKQYGQPLAVELLPLQHFIPAEEYHQDYLKKNPHGYCHINVNQAVNPIIDSSTYHKPSQEELKVNLSPEAYAVTQENGTERAFTSPLWNHFEPGIYVDVVTGEPLFSSKDKFDSACGWPSFSRPISPEVANYKEDHSHNMERIEVRSRVGDSHLGHVFPDGPSDKGGLRYCINGVATRFVPKADMEKEGYAYLLDQVD, encoded by the coding sequence ATGTCAAATCCTAATAATCATACTATTTATCTTGCTGGTGGCTGTTTCTGGGGCGTGGAGGAATACTTTTCACGTGTTCCTGGTGTGTTAAATGCTGTTTCGGGTTATGCTAATGGGCGTAGTGAGACGACTCGCTATGAACTTATTGGTCAGACGGGTCATGCTGAGACTGTTCAGGTGACTTATGATTCCAGCCAAGTGTCATTGCGAGAGATTCTGCTACATTTTTTCCGTATCATCAATCCCCTCAGTAAAAACAAACAGGGGAATGATGTGGGAACCCAGTACCGTACGGGTGTTTACTATACTGATGTAAATGACTTGCCAATTATCGAGCAAGTTTTCCAAGATATGGCTAAGCAATACGGTCAGCCTTTGGCAGTTGAGTTGTTACCGTTGCAACACTTTATTCCTGCCGAAGAATACCATCAAGATTATCTCAAGAAGAATCCTCATGGCTATTGCCATATTAATGTTAATCAAGCCGTTAATCCTATTATTGATTCAAGTACTTATCACAAGCCAAGTCAGGAGGAGCTTAAAGTAAATCTGAGCCCAGAAGCCTATGCGGTGACCCAGGAAAATGGAACGGAAAGGGCCTTTACAAGTCCGCTTTGGAATCATTTTGAACCAGGGATCTATGTGGATGTGGTGACTGGTGAACCCCTCTTTTCATCCAAGGACAAGTTTGATTCAGCCTGTGGCTGGCCAAGTTTCTCTCGTCCCATTAGTCCTGAGGTAGCCAACTACAAGGAAGACCATTCTCACAATATGGAACGTATTGAGGTCCGTAGTCGTGTGGGTGATTCTCATCTCGGCCATGTCTTTCCAGATGGTCCAAGTGACAAGGGTGGTTTACGCTATTGTATCAATGGCGTAGCGACACGATTTGTGCCTAAAGCCGATATGGAAAAAGAAGGTTACGCCTACTTACTTGACCAAGTAGACTGA
- a CDS encoding DUF6985 domain-containing protein codes for MIESKFGELEFDFGYYTKIEVNLFSQSQNVPVNFSAYYENDGITEQQESVYSLFLEEKDKQLEKLQALLIAEFGIESKQRFSLSELYIERTGELAFLFDDSENPDEGIVVQLLPEVLITCQSVYL; via the coding sequence ATGATAGAGTCAAAATTCGGTGAATTAGAATTTGATTTTGGGTACTACACCAAGATTGAAGTGAACCTGTTTTCACAGTCTCAAAATGTGCCAGTGAATTTTTCTGCATATTATGAAAATGATGGTATTACAGAACAACAAGAATCGGTATACTCTCTGTTTTTAGAGGAAAAAGATAAACAGTTAGAAAAGCTTCAAGCCTTGTTGATAGCTGAATTTGGTATTGAAAGTAAACAGAGATTTAGTTTAAGTGAATTGTACATCGAAAGAACTGGAGAACTAGCATTCCTATTTGATGATTCTGAAAATCCTGATGAAGGAATTGTTGTCCAGTTGTTACCTGAGGTATTGATTACCTGTCAATCCGTTTATTTGTAG
- a CDS encoding HNH endonuclease, whose amino-acid sequence MEGKNLEAVKNTADNFKSILPEDKLSGQDIKNFTKSLFKINDNNIEKQFIPSTNGNWTGEPGNSKWIPDPNYVPQNTQTNPEQKTIKEIFQPYGIDGITFKNGEPDFTPIAKESFTIKNFTENRDKNFKQADLQLAIKMGVSPEEAKAYRKEHRLTYHERSDMKTLDLVPIDAHGAIPHKGGIAKCKELNEKKGNES is encoded by the coding sequence ATGGAAGGAAAAAATCTTGAAGCTGTAAAAAATACTGCCGATAATTTTAAAAGTATTCTCCCAGAGGATAAATTGTCTGGACAAGACATTAAAAATTTTACAAAATCGCTTTTTAAAATAAATGACAATAATATTGAAAAGCAATTTATTCCTAGCACAAATGGTAACTGGACTGGTGAGCCTGGAAATTCGAAATGGATTCCTGATCCAAACTATGTTCCGCAGAATACACAAACTAATCCAGAACAGAAAACGATTAAGGAAATATTTCAACCATATGGTATTGATGGAATTACCTTTAAGAATGGGGAACCAGATTTTACACCTATAGCTAAAGAAAGCTTTACAATAAAAAACTTTACAGAAAATAGGGATAAAAATTTTAAACAAGCTGATTTACAATTAGCTATCAAAATGGGAGTCAGTCCCGAAGAGGCGAAAGCTTATAGAAAAGAACATAGGCTTACCTATCATGAAAGAAGTGACATGAAAACCTTAGATCTGGTACCTATAGATGCCCACGGTGCAATTCCACATAAAGGTGGAATTGCTAAATGTAAAGAATTAAATGAGAAGAAAGGTAATGAATCATGA